From a region of the Acidimicrobiales bacterium genome:
- a CDS encoding WHG domain-containing protein: MDLSLASIADVAEALVEAEGLDSVTGSRIAAELGASQPAIYRHLDTVDDVWRELGLRGRASLRRHLAEAAIGRSGQEAVVAMAHAWRDWALAHPGLYQATDRYPCAGDPELEAAVEAVVSTIAMSLRGFHLDEVSVVDAARTMRSFLHGFVHLELGDGHPHKHDNDASFARAVQLLAGALPRLAQLPHSPDEALTGDGR; encoded by the coding sequence ATGGACCTCAGCCTGGCATCGATAGCCGACGTCGCCGAGGCGCTCGTCGAGGCCGAGGGTCTCGATTCGGTCACCGGCTCACGCATCGCAGCAGAACTGGGCGCTTCGCAGCCCGCCATCTATCGCCATCTCGACACGGTCGATGACGTCTGGCGCGAGCTGGGCCTTCGCGGCCGAGCCAGCTTGCGTCGCCACCTCGCCGAAGCCGCCATCGGGCGCAGTGGCCAAGAGGCCGTGGTGGCCATGGCTCACGCCTGGCGCGACTGGGCTCTCGCTCACCCCGGCCTCTACCAGGCGACCGATCGCTACCCGTGCGCCGGCGACCCCGAGTTGGAGGCTGCGGTCGAGGCTGTGGTGTCGACGATCGCCATGTCCTTGCGGGGCTTTCATCTCGACGAGGTGTCGGTGGTCGACGCGGCGCGCACCATGCGCAGCTTCCTCCACGGATTCGTGCACCTCGAGCTCGGCGACGGACACCCCCACAAACACGACAACGACGCCTCGTTCGCGAGGGCCGTACAGCTGTTGGCCGGCGCACTACCGCGCCTGGCCCAACTTCCCCATTCACCCGATGAGGCTCTCACTGGAGACGGCCGATGA
- a CDS encoding LCP family protein, with protein sequence MQTGSPHTTQPASGAPNPMQRLEEMGRELDGKATRPRRARGGANRKLKFAVIGVGALVVMALFGLLYGTWRVGQIERVDLADVLAPTPDSGPTWLIVGSDSRAGIDPDRPDAGGLIGEPVYGERADAIILVRDIPGVGVQMLSLPRDLWIDPPGDNNATRINGAYNDGPAALVELISTELGIPIHRYADVNLAGLDDVVDAVGSVTMNIPNPGYDDSIGLRIDQAGEVTLDGATALAYVRTRKWTEIIDGVERYDPTGDLGRNQRQQAFLRALGNKLASIRNPFTLNGAVSGIVGAVRVDSGAGMGDMYSLARMLQTATQAEPLPVVDHITSGGAYVLLLGDGADAVLANYR encoded by the coding sequence GTGCAGACCGGTTCGCCCCACACAACCCAGCCCGCCAGCGGCGCACCCAACCCCATGCAGCGCCTCGAGGAGATGGGCCGCGAGCTCGATGGCAAGGCCACCCGGCCTCGCAGGGCGCGCGGCGGCGCCAACCGCAAGCTGAAGTTCGCTGTGATCGGCGTGGGCGCACTGGTTGTAATGGCGCTGTTCGGCCTGCTGTATGGGACGTGGCGCGTTGGCCAGATCGAGCGGGTCGATCTCGCTGACGTGCTGGCGCCGACCCCCGACAGCGGGCCCACGTGGTTGATCGTAGGTTCCGACTCGCGTGCAGGCATCGACCCAGATCGCCCCGACGCCGGGGGGCTCATCGGCGAGCCGGTTTATGGCGAGCGAGCCGACGCCATAATCTTGGTACGCGACATCCCCGGTGTTGGCGTCCAGATGCTGTCGCTGCCCAGGGACCTGTGGATCGACCCGCCCGGCGACAACAACGCAACGCGCATCAACGGCGCCTACAACGACGGTCCGGCTGCGCTCGTCGAGCTGATCTCGACCGAGTTGGGAATTCCGATCCACCGATACGCCGATGTCAACCTCGCTGGTCTCGATGACGTGGTAGACGCCGTCGGCAGCGTCACGATGAACATTCCCAACCCCGGCTACGACGACTCGATCGGGTTGCGGATAGACCAGGCCGGTGAAGTCACCCTCGATGGGGCGACGGCCTTGGCCTATGTGCGCACCCGCAAATGGACCGAGATCATCGATGGGGTAGAGCGGTACGACCCCACCGGCGACCTCGGGCGCAACCAGCGACAACAGGCGTTCCTCAGGGCGCTGGGCAACAAGCTGGCTTCTATTCGCAACCCGTTCACGCTGAACGGAGCTGTCAGCGGCATCGTCGGCGCGGTCCGCGTCGACAGCGGTGCAGGCATGGGCGACATGTACTCGCTGGCGCGGATGCTGCAGACCGCCACCCAGGCCGAACCCCTGCCCGTCGTCGATCACATCACCAGCGGCGGGGCCTACGTCCTGTTGCTGGGCGACGGTGCAGACGCTGTCTTGGCCAACTACCGCTGA
- a CDS encoding methyl-accepting chemotaxis protein — protein sequence MTDTLPASTPVADEPSPAFDGPPKRRLVDVLAYENERLVEGLGNIQANLAESVAFNGEVLQEFGEVEREFDSLAADSRRISEEIDSLTNIVVESKDNTETMNELVKNITKLLQVIVNISERTNLLALNATIEAARAGTAGKGFSVVANEVKNLSNQTKSAAEDITKAVEEINSQSLRVTESMDNSAEMCEDIRTIISEFDTRLHATNAANQRAMNKIYSTKDMIFMVLAKLDHVIWKTNTYRSVLHREQMFDFVDHHSCRLGKWYTTGEGRTGFGHVNSYRELERPHSVVHNGTKRVFEMLDYDENDCEELEAALKVMEEGSDGVFRVLDRMLSEKR from the coding sequence ATGACCGACACACTGCCGGCCAGCACCCCCGTCGCCGACGAGCCTTCCCCGGCGTTCGACGGCCCACCCAAGCGCCGCCTGGTCGACGTGTTGGCGTACGAAAACGAGCGGCTGGTCGAAGGTCTCGGCAACATCCAGGCCAACCTGGCCGAGTCGGTGGCGTTCAACGGTGAGGTCCTGCAAGAGTTCGGCGAGGTCGAGCGAGAGTTCGACAGCCTGGCCGCCGATTCCAGGCGCATCTCCGAGGAGATCGACAGCCTCACGAACATCGTGGTCGAGTCCAAGGACAACACCGAGACCATGAACGAGCTGGTCAAGAACATCACCAAGCTGCTGCAGGTGATCGTCAACATCTCCGAGCGCACGAACCTGCTGGCGCTGAATGCGACCATCGAGGCCGCCCGGGCGGGAACTGCAGGCAAGGGCTTTTCGGTCGTGGCCAACGAGGTCAAGAACCTGTCGAACCAGACCAAGAGTGCCGCCGAGGACATCACCAAGGCCGTCGAGGAGATCAACTCTCAATCGCTGCGGGTCACCGAGAGCATGGACAACTCGGCCGAGATGTGCGAGGACATACGCACGATCATCAGCGAGTTCGATACGCGACTTCACGCCACCAACGCCGCGAATCAGCGGGCAATGAACAAGATCTACAGCACCAAGGACATGATCTTCATGGTGCTAGCCAAGCTCGACCATGTCATATGGAAGACCAACACGTATCGGTCGGTACTGCACCGCGAGCAGATGTTCGACTTTGTCGATCACCACAGCTGCCGCCTGGGCAAGTGGTACACGACCGGCGAAGGTCGCACCGGCTTCGGTCACGTCAACAGCTACCGAGAACTCGAACGGCCCCACTCGGTCGTGCACAACGGAACCAAGCGCGTGTTCGAGATGCTGGACTATGACGAGAACGACTGCGAAGAGCTCGAAGCGGCGCTGAAGGTGATGGAAGAGGGCAGCGACGGAGTGTTCCGGGTGCTCGATCGGATGTTGTCCGAGAAGCGCTGA
- a CDS encoding TIGR03617 family F420-dependent LLM class oxidoreductase, which translates to MTGGTTWKAAADLAVSLQNAGFSGLLYTETSQVPWMQIAAAATAAPDMFFTTGIAVAFPRSPMVSAAVAYELADNTGGRFRLGLGSQVKAHIERRYSAEYDRPAARMRDYVLAVKACWRAFGREERLNHEGEFYKMSLLPAEWSPPPHQHPMKLDISAVGPVMTRVAGEVADGIHVHPLHSMPYIENRLLPGVAEGAARAGRDPDDIDLIIPVFACPGDTPEERAAYTERAKTQIGFYGSTPNYAFQFDDLGFEGTTGRIREKMKAGDLDGVKAQITDEMLETYGLVASWDDMADKLIARYSGTAARVVMYLGQQQMQTDPNHLAKWSEVARAVRAAA; encoded by the coding sequence ATGACAGGTGGAACCACCTGGAAGGCCGCAGCCGATCTGGCCGTGAGCCTGCAGAACGCGGGGTTCTCGGGCCTGCTGTACACCGAGACCAGCCAGGTGCCATGGATGCAGATCGCCGCCGCGGCAACCGCTGCGCCCGACATGTTCTTCACCACCGGGATAGCAGTGGCCTTCCCCCGCAGCCCCATGGTGTCGGCCGCTGTGGCCTATGAACTGGCCGACAACACCGGAGGGCGGTTCCGGCTGGGTCTGGGCAGCCAGGTCAAGGCCCACATCGAACGCCGATACTCGGCCGAGTACGACAGGCCCGCAGCGCGCATGCGCGACTATGTGCTGGCGGTGAAGGCCTGCTGGCGTGCGTTCGGCCGCGAGGAGCGTCTGAACCACGAGGGCGAGTTCTACAAGATGAGCTTGTTGCCGGCCGAGTGGTCGCCGCCGCCGCATCAGCACCCGATGAAGCTGGACATCTCGGCGGTCGGCCCGGTGATGACCCGTGTGGCCGGCGAGGTGGCCGACGGCATACACGTGCACCCGTTGCATTCGATGCCCTACATCGAGAACCGACTGCTGCCCGGCGTGGCCGAGGGCGCCGCCAGAGCGGGCCGCGATCCTGACGACATCGATCTGATCATCCCCGTGTTCGCCTGTCCGGGCGACACGCCAGAAGAGCGGGCGGCCTACACCGAGCGGGCCAAGACCCAGATCGGCTTCTATGGGAGCACACCCAACTACGCCTTCCAGTTCGACGACCTGGGCTTTGAGGGAACCACCGGGCGCATCAGGGAGAAGATGAAGGCCGGTGACTTGGACGGGGTCAAGGCCCAGATAACCGACGAGATGCTCGAGACCTACGGCCTGGTTGCGTCGTGGGACGACATGGCCGACAAGCTGATCGCCCGTTACAGCGGAACGGCTGCACGCGTCGTCATGTACCTGGGCCAACAGCAGATGCAGACCGACCCGAACCACCTGGCCAAGTGGAGCGAGGTGGCGCGCGCTGTCAGGGCCGCTGCCTAG
- a CDS encoding NAD(P)/FAD-dependent oxidoreductase codes for MTTIDRDALHARYRAERDKRLRPDGNDQYFEPVGKYAHFLEDPYVPPAEREPLFDEVTVAFIGGGFAGLTAGARLKQAGIDDVRIIEKGGDFGGTWYWNRYPGAQCDTAAMIYLPLLEEVGHMPTEKYTHGPEMLEHSLNIARHFGLYDNACLSTEVTKLEWDDSAARWIIHTNRGDRMRARFVAMGTGPLHRPKLPGIEGIETFEGHAFHTSRWDYAYTGGSPDGEPLDGLADKRVGIIGTGATAVQCIPHLARSCGQLFVFQRTPSSIDVRNNRPIDPEWFSSLGPGWQEEWKRNFTILQTGGFTDEDLVQDGWTDISQRIRDRVVQFGEFSPAAMERAYHETDDEKMEEIRARVDAIVNDPATAEALKPWYRQLCKRPCFHDQYLQAFNSPSVSLVDTDGKGVSRIDATGVWVGDTHYELDCIIFASGFEVGTDYSRRAGFETFGRDGEALSQRWAEGMRTLHGVHVHGFPNLFVVQPNQGANLISNIPSNLTDTAATIATVVRHALDVGAQRVEVTAEAENAWVERLEGGGRRFAGNLECTPGYYNNEGQDTGRRGLLNTVGYPEGPVAYFDYIEAWRQSGDFDGLDFQ; via the coding sequence ATGACGACGATCGACCGCGACGCCCTACACGCCAGGTATCGAGCCGAGCGCGACAAGCGGCTCCGGCCCGACGGCAACGACCAATACTTCGAGCCCGTCGGCAAGTACGCCCACTTCCTCGAAGACCCCTACGTTCCCCCGGCCGAGCGCGAACCACTGTTCGACGAGGTCACGGTTGCGTTCATCGGGGGAGGCTTCGCCGGCCTCACGGCGGGGGCGCGCCTGAAGCAGGCCGGCATCGACGACGTACGCATCATCGAAAAGGGCGGAGACTTCGGTGGCACCTGGTACTGGAATCGCTACCCCGGCGCCCAGTGCGACACCGCCGCCATGATCTATCTGCCGCTGCTGGAAGAGGTGGGCCACATGCCCACCGAGAAGTACACGCACGGGCCCGAGATGCTCGAACACTCGCTCAACATCGCTCGCCACTTTGGCCTGTACGACAACGCATGCCTGTCGACCGAGGTCACCAAACTCGAGTGGGACGACTCGGCGGCCAGGTGGATCATCCACACCAACCGAGGCGACCGGATGCGCGCCAGGTTCGTCGCCATGGGCACCGGCCCGCTACATCGGCCCAAGCTGCCGGGCATCGAGGGCATCGAGACCTTCGAGGGTCACGCCTTTCACACCAGCCGCTGGGACTATGCGTATACGGGCGGAAGCCCCGACGGAGAGCCGCTCGACGGCCTCGCCGACAAGCGGGTGGGCATCATCGGCACCGGAGCCACCGCCGTTCAGTGCATTCCCCACCTGGCCCGGTCGTGCGGTCAACTGTTCGTCTTCCAGCGCACACCGTCTTCCATCGACGTCCGAAACAACCGACCCATCGACCCCGAATGGTTCTCCTCGCTCGGGCCCGGATGGCAGGAAGAGTGGAAGCGCAACTTCACCATCCTGCAGACGGGTGGCTTCACCGACGAAGACCTCGTGCAAGACGGCTGGACCGACATCAGCCAGCGCATCAGAGACCGGGTGGTCCAGTTCGGCGAGTTCTCGCCCGCCGCCATGGAACGTGCCTACCACGAGACCGATGACGAGAAGATGGAGGAGATTCGCGCCAGGGTCGATGCCATAGTCAACGACCCGGCCACGGCGGAGGCGCTGAAGCCCTGGTATCGCCAGCTCTGCAAGCGCCCGTGCTTCCACGACCAGTACCTGCAGGCGTTCAACTCGCCGTCGGTGTCACTAGTCGACACCGACGGCAAGGGTGTGTCGCGAATCGATGCAACCGGCGTCTGGGTGGGCGACACCCACTACGAACTCGACTGCATCATCTTCGCCTCGGGTTTCGAGGTGGGCACCGATTACTCGAGGCGAGCCGGTTTCGAGACCTTCGGCCGCGATGGCGAAGCGCTGTCCCAGCGCTGGGCCGAAGGGATGCGAACACTGCACGGCGTCCACGTGCACGGTTTCCCGAACCTGTTCGTGGTGCAGCCCAATCAGGGCGCCAACCTGATCTCGAACATCCCGTCCAACCTCACCGACACCGCAGCCACCATCGCAACCGTGGTTCGACACGCCCTCGACGTCGGCGCACAGCGCGTCGAGGTCACCGCCGAGGCAGAGAACGCGTGGGTTGAGCGGCTCGAAGGCGGGGGGCGACGCTTCGCGGGCAACCTCGAATGCACCCCCGGGTACTACAACAACGAGGGTCAAGACACCGGGCGTCGCGGTCTGCTGAACACCGTCGGCTACCCCGAGGGCCCGGTCGCTTATTTCGACTACATCGAGGCCTGGCGCCAGTCGGGCGACTTCGACGGCCTCGACTTCCAGTAA
- a CDS encoding DUF4032 domain-containing protein: MKTSHEPQPDLLALPWSRPLEHWPDDEFVRLPRGLHRHVVRFLQAHGSYYALKELSDDLARREYEMLDFLREEGLPAVSLVGIVTERTDDDGEPLEGVLVTRHLSYSVPYRMLFGGLSDVEARDRCVDALAVLLVRAHLEGFFWGDCSLNNALFRRDAGALRAYIVDTETAERHPQLSDGQRVHDLDIATANIAGGLLDLAAEGRLATDIDPGAVADLVESRYTKLWDELTAVQEVDDNELWRINDRLRRVNELGFDTEEVEMSPTGTGKVRFRPTVVEEGHHKRQLERLTGIVAHENQARRLLAAIHGYGAWLSAKDGRAVPEAVAAYRWLGERWEPALAAIPADLRPRMEDAELFYGVLDHAMSLSRARGHEVDLIEAVPLYVRDVLAQIPDTRGLLDEAGADTA, translated from the coding sequence ATGAAAACCAGTCACGAGCCCCAGCCCGACCTGCTGGCGCTGCCCTGGTCTCGACCACTCGAACACTGGCCCGACGACGAGTTCGTCAGGTTGCCGCGAGGTCTACACCGCCACGTGGTGCGGTTCCTGCAGGCCCACGGTTCGTACTATGCCCTGAAGGAGCTCAGCGACGACCTCGCAAGGCGCGAGTACGAAATGCTCGACTTCCTGCGAGAAGAGGGCTTGCCCGCCGTGTCGCTGGTGGGAATCGTCACCGAGCGAACCGACGATGATGGCGAGCCTCTGGAAGGTGTGCTGGTAACCCGCCATCTGAGCTATTCGGTCCCGTACCGCATGCTGTTCGGCGGGCTGAGCGACGTGGAGGCGCGCGATCGTTGCGTCGACGCGCTTGCGGTCTTGCTGGTGCGGGCCCACCTGGAGGGGTTCTTCTGGGGCGATTGCTCGCTGAACAATGCCCTGTTCCGACGCGACGCCGGGGCCCTGCGCGCCTACATAGTCGACACCGAGACCGCCGAGCGGCATCCACAGCTGAGCGACGGACAGCGGGTCCACGACCTCGACATCGCCACCGCCAACATCGCCGGGGGGCTCCTGGACCTGGCCGCCGAGGGTCGCCTGGCCACCGACATAGATCCTGGCGCGGTCGCCGACCTGGTCGAGAGTCGCTACACCAAGTTGTGGGACGAGCTGACCGCGGTTCAAGAGGTCGACGACAACGAGCTGTGGCGGATAAACGACAGGCTACGTAGGGTCAACGAGCTGGGCTTTGACACCGAAGAGGTCGAGATGTCACCGACCGGCACCGGAAAGGTGCGGTTTCGACCAACCGTGGTGGAGGAGGGCCATCACAAGCGCCAGCTCGAGCGGCTCACCGGCATCGTCGCCCACGAGAATCAGGCGCGTCGGCTGCTGGCGGCGATCCACGGTTATGGAGCCTGGCTTTCGGCCAAGGACGGACGCGCCGTACCCGAAGCCGTGGCGGCCTATCGCTGGCTGGGCGAGAGGTGGGAGCCCGCCCTGGCTGCCATCCCCGCAGATCTGCGCCCACGCATGGAAGACGCCGAGCTCTTCTACGGCGTGCTGGACCATGCGATGTCGCTGTCGAGGGCCAGGGGGCACGAGGTCGACCTGATCGAAGCCGTGCCGCTGTATGTCAGGGACGTGCTAGCTCAGATTCCCGACACGCGAGGCCTGCTGGACGAGGCCGGGGCTGATACGGCCTGA
- a CDS encoding MBL fold metallo-hydrolase — protein MHWRVGDVTVTRVEERIVAVPAASLLPGATVDLQAATGAWLAPYFEPDGRIRLSNHAFVVQTPHRVIVVDTCVGHGRERPLPGDAGFVDRLGDALPSGLAGVDVVVCTHMHFDHVGWNTVEVDGIVVPTFPNARYLFARTELAALQADDHFDLHSVSIEPVIAAGKADLVDTDHHIDRWVRLVPTPGHTPGHVSVVIESQGARALITGDAFHSPIQIAHPHVAAEPFDHDSAQSTATRASLLDDLQDTETLVLGTHFAPPTAGHVRTRGSERTFEPVDAQPVRPATETVQS, from the coding sequence ATGCACTGGCGCGTCGGAGATGTCACAGTCACCCGGGTCGAAGAGCGCATAGTGGCCGTGCCTGCGGCTTCACTCCTGCCTGGGGCAACCGTCGATCTGCAGGCTGCCACCGGCGCTTGGCTGGCCCCCTACTTCGAACCCGACGGCCGCATCCGGCTGTCGAACCACGCCTTCGTGGTTCAGACTCCCCATCGGGTGATCGTGGTCGACACCTGTGTCGGGCACGGGCGCGAGCGCCCCCTGCCGGGCGACGCCGGGTTCGTCGATCGGCTGGGCGACGCTCTCCCAAGTGGGCTGGCCGGTGTGGACGTGGTCGTTTGCACCCACATGCACTTCGATCACGTCGGTTGGAACACCGTCGAGGTCGATGGCATCGTCGTTCCGACTTTCCCCAACGCCAGGTACCTCTTTGCCCGTACAGAGCTGGCGGCGCTGCAGGCCGACGACCACTTCGATCTGCACAGTGTCAGCATCGAGCCTGTCATCGCGGCCGGTAAGGCAGACCTGGTCGACACCGACCACCACATCGACCGATGGGTGAGGCTCGTCCCGACTCCCGGCCACACCCCAGGGCACGTGTCTGTGGTCATCGAATCGCAGGGGGCCCGGGCTTTGATAACAGGCGACGCGTTCCATTCGCCCATCCAGATCGCCCACCCCCACGTGGCTGCCGAACCCTTCGACCACGACTCGGCGCAGTCCACCGCCACCCGCGCCTCGCTGTTGGACGACCTCCAAGACACCGAAACTCTGGTGCTGGGAACCCACTTCGCCCCGCCCACCGCCGGCCACGTACGCACCCGCGGGTCCGAACGAACCTTCGAGCCGGTCGACGCCCAGCCGGTTCGCCCCGCGACAGAAACAGTTCAGAGTTAA
- a CDS encoding LLM class flavin-dependent oxidoreductase produces the protein MTIKLHWFLPTGGDSRDVLPGDGPGNRPPSHDYLAQVAMAAEQAGFDAMLTPCGTGCEDAWIATASLIARTSRIRFLVAFRPGLLSPTLAAQMASSHQRMSGGRTLVNIVTGAEPRELHRFGDYADKQTRYERTAEFMSVIRAAWGAEPIDHQGNHYKVEGATTRQIPDPVPEMYFGGASDSAKQVAAEQADVFLVWGEPPAAAKAQIADVADRAAKLGRTLRYGIRFHVIARPTSEQAWAFADELLAGISPDAIAEARKDFETTMSEGQRRMAELHGSDPGRRVIHPNVWAGIGLVRGGAGTALVGSFEEVADRIEEYHQHGFSEFIFSGYPHLEEAQWCGDGLIPELQRRGLLDGPDTAQETRVFSFR, from the coding sequence ATGACCATCAAGCTGCATTGGTTCCTACCGACGGGCGGCGACAGCCGCGACGTACTGCCCGGTGACGGGCCCGGCAATCGTCCCCCATCGCACGACTACCTGGCCCAGGTGGCGATGGCCGCCGAACAAGCCGGGTTCGATGCGATGCTGACCCCTTGCGGAACCGGTTGCGAAGATGCCTGGATAGCCACCGCTTCGTTGATCGCTCGCACCAGCCGCATCAGGTTCCTCGTGGCGTTCAGGCCCGGCCTGCTGTCGCCGACGCTGGCGGCCCAGATGGCGTCGTCTCACCAGCGGATGTCGGGCGGGCGAACCCTGGTGAACATCGTCACCGGGGCCGAACCCCGCGAGCTGCACCGATTTGGTGACTACGCCGATAAGCAGACCCGCTACGAACGCACCGCCGAGTTCATGTCGGTGATACGGGCCGCCTGGGGCGCCGAACCGATCGACCATCAAGGCAACCACTACAAGGTCGAGGGCGCCACGACCCGCCAAATCCCTGACCCGGTGCCCGAGATGTACTTCGGTGGAGCCTCCGACTCGGCAAAGCAGGTGGCCGCAGAGCAGGCCGACGTATTCCTGGTGTGGGGCGAGCCACCTGCCGCCGCCAAGGCCCAGATCGCCGACGTGGCCGACAGGGCCGCCAAGCTCGGTCGAACCCTGCGTTATGGCATTCGGTTCCATGTGATTGCACGACCCACGTCCGAGCAGGCGTGGGCATTCGCCGACGAACTTCTTGCTGGTATCAGCCCCGATGCCATCGCCGAGGCCCGCAAGGACTTCGAGACCACGATGTCGGAGGGCCAACGGCGAATGGCCGAGCTGCACGGCTCAGACCCGGGGCGCCGGGTGATACACCCCAACGTGTGGGCAGGCATCGGCCTGGTCCGCGGTGGAGCCGGCACCGCCCTGGTCGGCTCGTTCGAAGAGGTCGCAGACCGCATCGAGGAGTACCACCAGCACGGCTTCAGCGAGTTCATCTTCTCGGGTTACCCGCACCTCGAGGAAGCCCAGTGGTGCGGCGACGGCCTGATCCCCGAGCTGCAGAGGCGCGGTCTGCTCGACGGGCCCGACACCGCCCAGGAGACCAGGGTCTTCTCGTTCCGCTAG